AGAAATAAAATGGATCCTATTTTTGCATAGTTTTAAATATCTGAACATattttacaacacacacacacccttaatTTACAGGTACAGTACGTTGTTTGCACCTCTTCAATATAAAAGGGTCAAAGCCGCAGTACCAGGAATAAATCTCAAGCAGACACCAACTCGGCCAACACGGTGTTTGAACACAAAAAGCTCGAGCCTCTAGACACTGCGTCTCCGAACCTCCCTGAAGTTAACAGTCATTtactatttataataaaaagcTCGTTTACAAGCTGACAGTATTAAAAAACTCGATAAAAAGTGGAGCACTGCGACCCTGCCAGGATCGTGGCTATGCTAAATTAGTGCACAGAATTACGATTTACCTACTAGAGATAATGATCCGAATTCAGTTCATCCAAAAACCTCACCTTTGGGTGCACCAAGATGTTCTGCGTTTGAGGCAGTTCAAGCAAGCTCTGTTGCTCACGAATGATTTCCGATGCGACCTCCGCCAATCGACTTAACAAACCTTCTCGGCCCTTCTGCGCAAGTGTCAAGGTGAGTCTCGGCGTCTGTCCTGGACCCCCATCTGCTTCTGTGTAGATGGTATTACCTGACGACCTATCTGACAAATTTTGGGTATGCCCATCCTTCGCTTTTCCGATGAGCACCAAAGCTTCAAGCTGGTGTTCGATGGAAGCTGTATTAATAGATCTGAACATTCTGAAAATCTGTGTCAAGTTACCTTTAGAAGTTACCGCGGGTGGTATCTCCAGCTCCGTGCTTTCTCAACTACAAAGCCAATTAAACCAGTTAATGATCAGATGTTAATAGGTGGCTTTCGAATTGGCTTGATCTAGATACCATTATTTGATTACTAAATTATCAGCcgtattttaactttgtttgatTCCTTACAAATATGAGGAATCATTGCGAAACCTTCGTAAACCCCAGGTCACAGGACAATCACTTCTCATTCTGTTTAATTTGGTTTACACCGCTTTTTTCCCCCAGAGAAACTGCAGACCTGCCCACGTGCTCCGGGCGCAACTGACTAAAAACCGCTGTAACGAATACATTCGGCGGTGGATTTCCTGATACTATGCAGGCTGTGATATCCACACAATGTTTTCCTTATACGAACGCCTCCCAATTTTGTACACTTTGATCGTATTTATGGTGAATACATTACTTTCTGgattcaaaatattttagtgtACTGATCATCTGTATATAACCAAGGTTTATCCCAGTCAAATTACGTTTGTTGTCGTGGACATA
Above is a window of Polypterus senegalus isolate Bchr_013 chromosome 2, ASM1683550v1, whole genome shotgun sequence DNA encoding:
- the dleu7 gene encoding leukemia-associated protein 7, whose protein sequence is MFRSINTASIEHQLEALVLIGKAKDGHTQNLSDRSSGNTIYTEADGGPGQTPRLTLTLAQKGREGLLSRLAEVASEIIREQQSLLELPQTQNILVHPKQSIELRNICSRMALQVKTIHADRNLKDLQDCLKSIAETLLSSLSNSSTEQHKLAARNLGKMLSSFPEL